The following proteins come from a genomic window of Enterobacter chengduensis:
- a CDS encoding recombinase family protein, which yields MRTVKAYIYSRVSSLQQVDAFGLDRQISTVLDFLENAKLPTELGYQLDPSNYEVLESDKGLSGYKGHNFTKGSLGQFKRRVEAGEITEGCLLIESVDRFSRKQGYDAIDEFTFLIKRNIDIVEVETGQIYSYKLDHKLSALSTSIERAHQESKRKARISKKSWNRRKEESLSTGVALNNNTPDWLSLSHDKKSYEIDPQKLQTITKIFEWYSDGYGVTEIVNRLNGEGDRYNGRGWNTVTVYNKLRDRRLNGYLIGKYSTILKKENESTSDAEKRILGNIKIKKEANDNAIRIYPVVIDDELFSKIQSMMDRNVSSKKQRSTTTKQRNLFNGLTKCHECGSPMIVQSMSNGGQYLRCYRQRTKDEKCNSKMLRYFESEKVLLGHIKNLNIDEIYNDQKQSQSLEVLKRKLSDINEKIVLLNDKVRSASDEDELFAIMEFKRKRIIEKDELTEKISALENESEIFRLDYNYDVEKLTDQDNTVLRRKANEHIAKVISSIKCRRIDSSYIGAYYLYDITYHREVLKHILITDNSGKLISEIAISEKDNERTYQVREGGKTVFKVESNGNAWVLYASRTKTIDDLLYYITTMMVGREPDEFVYQLNEDQIEWID from the coding sequence ATGCGAACTGTCAAAGCCTACATTTATAGTAGGGTATCGAGCTTACAGCAGGTTGATGCTTTTGGCTTAGATCGCCAGATCAGTACAGTATTAGACTTCCTCGAAAACGCTAAACTGCCCACCGAATTAGGGTATCAACTTGATCCAAGCAATTACGAAGTACTGGAAAGTGATAAAGGTCTGTCAGGGTACAAAGGGCATAACTTTACCAAAGGTTCTTTAGGTCAGTTTAAGCGGCGTGTAGAGGCAGGGGAGATAACTGAAGGTTGCTTGCTAATCGAGTCTGTAGACCGCTTTTCACGTAAGCAAGGCTACGATGCTATCGATGAGTTTACTTTTTTAATCAAACGTAACATTGATATTGTAGAGGTTGAGACTGGACAAATTTACAGCTACAAACTCGACCACAAGTTATCCGCATTATCCACCAGTATCGAACGTGCTCACCAGGAATCGAAAAGAAAAGCCCGTATCAGTAAAAAATCATGGAACAGACGAAAAGAAGAATCATTGTCTACGGGTGTTGCTCTTAACAACAATACACCTGACTGGCTTTCTCTCAGCCACGATAAAAAGTCATATGAGATTGACCCTCAGAAGTTACAAACGATAACCAAAATTTTTGAGTGGTATAGTGATGGCTATGGTGTGACAGAAATCGTGAATCGGCTTAACGGGGAAGGCGATAGATACAATGGCAGAGGGTGGAACACGGTCACAGTCTATAACAAGTTGAGGGATCGCCGCCTAAATGGGTATCTAATCGGCAAGTACTCAACCATCCTGAAGAAAGAAAATGAAAGTACCAGTGACGCTGAAAAGCGAATCTTGGGAAATATTAAGATTAAGAAAGAAGCAAATGATAATGCAATACGTATCTATCCAGTAGTTATTGATGATGAGTTGTTTTCAAAAATTCAATCTATGATGGATAGAAATGTATCCTCCAAAAAGCAAAGAAGTACTACAACGAAGCAAAGAAATCTCTTTAACGGTTTAACTAAGTGCCATGAATGCGGTAGCCCAATGATCGTTCAAAGTATGTCTAATGGTGGGCAGTACTTGAGGTGTTATAGACAACGTACAAAAGATGAGAAATGTAACTCAAAAATGCTTCGGTACTTTGAAAGTGAGAAGGTGCTATTAGGGCACATTAAAAATCTCAATATTGATGAAATCTATAATGATCAAAAACAGAGTCAATCTTTAGAAGTACTGAAAAGGAAACTGTCAGATATTAATGAAAAAATAGTGTTGCTGAATGATAAGGTCAGGAGTGCCAGCGATGAAGATGAACTCTTTGCTATCATGGAATTCAAAAGAAAACGCATTATAGAAAAAGATGAATTAACTGAAAAGATAAGTGCACTTGAAAACGAAAGTGAAATTTTTCGTTTGGATTATAACTATGATGTAGAAAAGCTCACAGACCAGGACAACACAGTACTTAGAAGAAAAGCTAACGAGCATATAGCGAAGGTGATTTCCTCAATTAAGTGTCGAAGAATTGATTCTAGTTACATTGGTGCTTACTATCTCTATGATATTACCTACCATAGAGAAGTGCTTAAGCATATCCTGATTACCGATAACAGTGGCAAGTTGATTAGTGAAATAGCCATATCAGAAAAAGATAACGAACGTACTTATCAGGTAAGAGAAGGTGGTAAAACTGTTTTCAAGGTAGAATCGAATGGTAATGCCTGGGTATTGTATGCAAGTAGAACTAAAACAATAGATGATTTACTCTATTACATAACTACAATGATGGTTGGAAGAGAGCCAGATGAGTTTGTATACCAACTGAACGAAGATCAGATCGAATGGATTGACTAG